The genomic DNA CGATAATAATGTCGGCCTCACCATCGCGCGCCGCCAGCCAGGATTCCAGGCGTTCACGGTCATTGACTGCCGAGTGCACCAGGGCGATGCGTGCATTGAAGCGTTGTTCGAAGCGCGCAAGGGTTTGCGGGCCGAGGTTGATCTCGGGGATCAGCACCAACGCCTGCTTGCCGGCCTGCAGGGTTTCGCGAATCAGTTGCAAATAGACTTCGGTCTTGCCGCTGCCGGTGACGCCGGCCAGCAGGAACGCGTGGAAACTGTCGAAACCGGCGCGAATGGCTTCGTAGGCTGCGCGTTGCTCGGGGTTCAGCGGCAATTCCGGCTGAGCCAGCCAGTGTTCGTGGCGCGGGTCGGGGGCGTGCTTGCGGATCTCCACTTGCACCAGGCCTTTGGCGAGCAGCAGGTCAAGGCTGTCTTTGCTCAGCATCAGCTTGCTTAACAGCTGATGGGCCACGCCGTGAGGGTGCTGGGCCAGGGTTGCCAGGGCCTCACGCTGGCGCGGGGCGCGGGCGATGCGCGGGTCGTCGAGGCGCGCGTCGGGCGCCATCGACCAGAAACGTTCCTGGCGCGCTTCGGCCAGTTCGCCCTGGCGCAACAGCACCGGCAGCGCCCAGCTCAAGGTGTCGCCCAGGCTGTGCTGGTAATACTGGGCGGTCCACAGGCACAGCTTGAACAGGGCGGGCGGCAGCGGCGGTGTGGTGTCGAGAATGGCCAGCGCAGGCTTGAGCTTTTCCGCCGGGACTTCGCTGTGGTCGGCCACTTCCACCAGAATGCCGATCATTTCCCGGCGCCCGAACGGCACGCGCACGCGCATGCCCGGCTGCAACTGGGCCCGCAGCACGCCGGCCGGCGCTCGATAATCGAACAGGCGGCGCAGGGGTGAGGGCAGGGCTAGGCGCAAAATGGCGTCGGGCACGCGGGGGGTCTCATCTATATAGGCAGGCGATGGTGCAGGGGCGGGAGCCTAGCAGACCTGCGGTGGGGGTGTCCCGTGTCGGGTGCAGGAAGGCCCCCACACTGACCATGGTGAATCAGGGGGTTTTTCTGATGAAAGGGGCTTATATGTGTGGATTCGGCTGGCACCGCCGCTTGCGCGATTAAAAAGGTCTGGTAGAATCCGCGGCCTAATTACGTGCGGTATTCGACAATAGTGTCGAGTGGCGGCACGCTAGCCCGAGGAAGACACCATGAAAGCCGATATCCATCCAGCGTACGAAACCATCGAAGTTACCTGCAGCTGCGGCAACAAGTTCGAAACCCGTTCGAACCTGTGCAAGCCACTGGGTACTGACGTATGCAACGAGTGCCACCCGTTCTACACCGGTAAGCAGAAAACTCTGGACACCGGCGGCCGTGTACAGCGCTTTGCTGACCGTTTCGGTGCTTTCGGTGCCAAAAAGGCCTAAGGCCGATCAACCTGGAAAGCTGCGGCTTTCCATGCTGATGAAAAAGGCGTCCCTGATGGACGCCTTTTTTGTACCCGAAATTTGACCATGCACCCAACAAGCCGTCTTTGAAGAAAAAATTGTAGACATTTTTTGAGTTGATTGTGAACAGTTGAGCCCTTGTATCCCGTGGCTCTTGGCCAAAAGTCGTAGCGCAGGGCCCTTGACACCTGTGACTGCCCAGTCTTGTAGGGACTTTACGACACGCGTATCCTCGGCGGTCCGTCGACCAACAGTAAAAGCGGAATGCCGATATGTCTGATTTGAAAACTGCCGCTCTCGAATATCATGCCAATCCTCGTCCAGGAAAGCTGAGTGTAGAGCTCACCAAAGCCACTGCCACTGCCCGCGACCTGTCGCTGGCCTACAGCCCTGGTGTTGCCGAGCCCGTACGTGAAATCGCCCGCGACCCTGAACTGGCGTACAAGTACACCGGCAAAGGCAACCTGGTTGCAGTGATTTCCGATGGCACCGCGATCCTCGGCCTGGGTAACCTCGGCCCATTGGCTTCCAAACCAGTCATGGAAGGTAAAGGCGTGCTGTTCAAGCGCTTTGCCGGCATCGACGTTTTCGACATCGAAGTCGATTCCGAAAGCCCGCAGGCTTTCATCGACACCGTCAAGCGCATCTCCATCACCTTCGGTGGCATCAACCTGGAAGACATCAAGGCACCTGAGTGCTTCGAGATCGAAAAGGCCCTGATCGAGCAGTGCGACATTCCGGTATTCCACGATGACCAGCACGGCACCGCGATTGTCACCGCGGCCGGCATGATCAACGCCCTGGAAATCGCCGGCAAGACCCTGGCTGACGCCAAGATCGTTTGCCTGGGCGCCGGTGCGGCTGCCATCTCCTGCATGAAGTTGCTGGTGAGCATGGGTGCCAAGCTGGAAAACATCTTCATGGTCGACAGCAAGGGCGTTGTTCAGTCCGAGCGTACCGACCTGAACCAGTACAAGGCGATGTTTGCCCACGCCACCGACAAGCGCAGCCTGGCTGATGCTCTCGACGGTGCAGACGTGTTCGTCGGCCTGTCCGGCCCGAACCTGCTGAGCGCCGAAGGCCTGAAGTCCATGGCGGCCAACCCGATCGTGTTCGCGTGCTCCAACCCGGACCCGGAAATCTCGCCAGAGCTGGCTCACGCCACACGCAGCGACGTGATCATGGCCACCGGCCGTTCGGACTACCCGAACCAGGTCAACAACGTGCTGGGCTTCCCGTTCATCTTCCGTGGTGCCCTGGACGTTCGCGCCAAGCGCATCAACGAAGAGATGAAAGTCGCTGCCGCCAACGCCCTGCGTGAACTGGCCAAGCTGCCGGTACCTCAGGAAGTGTGCGACGCCTACGGCGGTATCAAGCTGGAATTCGGCCGTGAGTACATCATTCCGAAACCAATGGATAAGCGCCTGATCACCCTGATCTCCGATGCCGTGGCCAAAGCCGCCATCGAGACCGGCGTGGCCACCCTGCCGTATCCGAAGCACTACCCGCTCAAAAGCGTGGATGATGTGTTCAACGGCTAAGCCGTTGTAGCGCACCAACAAAAAGCCCCGGCTCTTGCGAGTCGGGGCTTTTTTTGTGGCTGGATGACCACGGCCATAGCGCGCCGGATAAACCCTGTGGGAGCCGGGCTTGCCCGCGATGGCGGTGTGTCAGGTAGACCGCTATCGCAGGCCAGCCAGCTCCTACATTGGATCTGCGTTTTCCCGCAGATCGGGTTAGAACAAGTCGATCGGTGCCGCCTCGTCCGCCGGCAACGGGCTGCCGGGTGCTACGCCGTTGCCCAGTTCGTTGACCGACGGCGGCGTGTCTTCGCTCTTGAACAGCTCGAAGTACGCGTTTGGCGTGCTTGGCGAGGCCGCACGGCCGCTTACCGGGTCGATGCGCAGGCTCAGGATGCCTTCCGGTTCAGCCTGGGTATGCAGCGGCTTGTCCTTCAGGGCGGCACCCATGTAGCTCATCCAGATCGGCAGTGCGACGGTGCCACCGAACTCGCGACGGCCCAGGCTTTCCGGCTGGTCGTAGCCGGTCCACACGGTCGTCACGTAATCGCCGTTGTAGCCGGAGAACCAGGCGTCCTTGGAGTCGTTGGTGGTACCGGTCTTGCCCGCGATATCCGCACGGCCCAGCGCCAGTGCGCGACGGCCGGTCCCTTTCTTGATCACGTCTTCCAGAATGCTGTTGAGGATGTAAGTGGTGCGGCCATCCACAACACGTTCAGCGACAGCGGGCGCCTGTGGCTCGGCTGGCGCGGCAGCGTTGGCGGCAGGCGTGGTGCCTGGCGCCGGGTTGATGGTGATGCCGCCGTTGGCTGGTGCCGCAATGCCGTCCGGCGCGGCGATGCCGTTGACCACGTCGCCCGGCACGCGTGGCGGGTTGGCGGTGAACAGGGTCTCGCCGTTGCGGCTCTCAACCTTGTCGATCAGGTAGGGCGCAATTTTGTAACCGCCGTTGGCGAAGGTGCTCCAGCCGGTGGCGATTTCCATCGGCGTGAGCGTTGCGGTACCCAAGGCCAGGGACAGGTTCGGCGGGAGGTCCGACTTGTTAAAGCCAAAGCGCGTCATGTAGTCGATGGTCTTGCCCACACCCATCGCCTGCAGCAAGCGGATCGACACCAGGTTGCGCGACTTGTACAACGCCTCGCGGATGCGGATCGGGCCAAGGAAGGTATTGGTGTCGTTCTTCGGGCGCCAGACCTTGTCCAGGTACTCGTCGACGAACACGATTGGCGCATCGTTGACCAGGCTGGCGGCGGTGTAGCCGTTATCCAGCGCGGCACTGTAAACGAATGGCTTGAAGCTCGAACCCGGCTGGCGCTTGGCCTGGGTGGCGCGGTTGTAGTTGCTCTGCTCGAAGGCGAAACCGCCGACCAGCGCGCGAATGGCGCCGTTCTGCGGGTCGAGGGACACGAGCGCGCCCTGGGCCAATGGCACCTGGCTGAATTTCAGGCTGTCGTCCTTCTGGCGTTGCACGCGGATCAGATCACCCACCTGCGCCACGTCCGACGGCTGCTTGGGCATCGGGCCCATGCTGTTGGTGTTCAGGAACGGACGGGCCCATTTCATGCTGTCCCAGCTCACATGGCCTTCGCCGGAGCGGGTCAGCACCTGCACGCCATCTTTCTTCACCTGGGTGACGATGGCCGGCTCCAGGCCGCTGATCGGGCGTTGTTTGCCCAACTCGGTGGTCCAGGCGCTCATGGTCTTGCCCGGCAGGCGCGATTCCGGACCGCGGTAGCCGTGGCGCTGGTCGTAGGTGATCAAGCCTGAATGTACGGAGTTGTTGGCGATCTCCTGCAAGTCGCTCGGTACCGTCGTGGTCACGCGGTAGCCTTCGGTGTAGGCCTCGCTGCCATAGCGGCCGACCATCTCGGCACGGGCCATTTCGGCGATGTACGGTGCGTTCACTTCCGGCGTCGGTACGTGGTAGCTGGCGTTCAACGGCTCGGCCACGGCGCTCTCGTAAGCGGCCTGATCGATTTTGCCCAGCTTGTACATACGGCCCAGGATCCAGTCGCGACGCTCTTTGCTGCGCGCCGGGTTGGCCAGCGGGTTGAAGCGCGACGGTGCTTTCGGCAGGCCGGCAATCATTGCCATCTGCGCCAGGCTCGCGTCACGAATCGACTTGCCGTAGTAAACCTGCGACGCCGCCTCGATCCCGTAGGCGCGGTTGCCCAGGTAGATTTTGTTCACGTACAGCTCAAGGATTTCGTCCTTGGTCAGCTGACGTTCGATTTGCAGCGCCAGCAAAATCTCGGTGGCTTTGCGCGAAAAGCTGCGCTCGCTGGTGAGGAAAAAGTTCTTCGCCACCTGCATGGTGATGGTGCTGCCGCCGGATTGAATGTGTCCGCTTTTTACCAGTTGGGTCGCTGCGCGCACCAGGCTGCTGGGGTCGACGCCATAGTGGTTGGCGAAATTATCGTCTTCTGCCGACAGCAGGGCATTGATGAAATTGGGCGGAATGTCGGCGAAACGGATCGGTGTGCGGCGCATTTCGCCGAACTCCGCGATCAGTTTTTCATCGCTGCTGTAGACCCGCAAAGGAATCTGCAACTGGATACTTCTGAGCGCCTCTACGGAGGGCAAACCCGGACTAAGGTAGAGGTATGCACCGCTGAGCACGAGCAGCAGCCCGCAAACGATCGCGACAATGGAGTACCCGAAAAACTTCAGCAGACGAATCAAGGCTTTTGGATTTCCAGAGAAAAGAATGAGTTAGGCGTCGGGGCATGCATGGCAAACGATGGATCGACCCGAGCTGCAGATAAAAAGCGGGAAAAAACGCTGGGCATTAAAGCATTTTCGGCCTGAGGCGTCATTCGCAGGGCTCAAACAAGTCGACCGAATGCACCTCGCCCGGCGGCAATCAGGCGGTATGACAGGCAAAGTTTTGGGGAGTTTTATGGGAAAGGGATTTTTCAGGCGAAAAAACGACACCGTTCTGGGCGTCGATATCAATGACACCGGCGTCAAGCTGGTCGAACTGGGGCGTTCAGCCGGCAGGTATACCGTCGAACGCTATGCCACGCAGGCGCTTCCCGCCCACGCAGTGGTTGATGGCACGCTGCTGGATCTGGAAAGCACGGGCCAGGCGCTGCTTCAGGCGTTGTCGCGTTTGCGCACATCGGCCCGGCAGGCGGCAATCGCCGTGGCGGGCCCTTCGGTCATCACGCGGGTGATCGAGATGCAGGCAGGCCTTGGCGACGAAGAGATGGCCTGGATGATCCAGATGGAGGCTGACCAATACATTCCGTATCCACTGGATGATGTCGCCATCGACTTTCAGGTGCGCGGCCCCTCGCCCCAGGATTCGGCGCGCGTTGAGGTCGTGTTCGCGGCATGCCTGAAGGCGCAGGTCGAGTCGCGTCAGGCGGTTTTGGCCCTGGCGGGGCTGGTTGCGAGTGCGGTGGATGTCGAAGGGTTTGCATTGGAGCGCGCATGCAGTCAGGATTTCGCCAGCTTCACGCCGGGTCATCGAGTCGATGGCGCACAGTGGGCCGTGGATGCCCAAGGGATGGGAATTGCTTGCGGGTTGGCCCTGAGGAGTTTCGCTCAATGACACGAATCAATCTTTTGCCCTGGCGCCAGGCCCAGGCGGAAAGACGACGCAAATACTTCCTGATGTTTTTGCTGGCGTTCGGCTGTGTGGCGCTCGCGGCGGTTTGGCTGGCTGATCAGGTGATCGACCGGGCGATCGACCGGCAAGTCACGCGCAACAGCCATGTGGGCAACGGCATCGCCGTCCAGGATTCACGCATCAAGACATTCGACGACATTCAAGAGCAAAGCCAGCAACTGGCCGAGCGTATGAAAGTTGTGCAAGACCTGCATGATGCCCGCTCCGACAGCACCAAAATGTTTGATCAACTGGCGCGCGCGGTTCCGGAAGGTGTCCATTTGCATGAAGTGGTGGCGAAGGGCAATACCATCAGCGTCAGTGGCAGTGCGCAATCGAGCCAGGACATTGCCCAGCTCATGCGCCGTCTGGAAGCCACGCAAGGCACCCATGCCACGCAGCTTCAACATGTGCGGGCAGACGCCGAGCAGGGCGGTAACGAATTTCAATTGATGGTGCGCCAAGGGGAATCTACCGAGGCGCAGCCATGAGCCTGCCCAGGCTCAACTTCTCCACGCTCTCTCACAACGCTGCAAAATGGCCCCTGCCGGGCAAGGCCCTGCTGGGGTGTGCACTGGCGGGCTTCGTGTGGGTCGTGGGCGACAGTGTGCTCTTGAGCCCGTCGCGGGAGCGGTTACACGCGCTGGAGGTGCAGGGCGCGGCGC from Pseudomonas tolaasii NCPPB 2192 includes the following:
- the rpmE gene encoding 50S ribosomal protein L31 encodes the protein MKADIHPAYETIEVTCSCGNKFETRSNLCKPLGTDVCNECHPFYTGKQKTLDTGGRVQRFADRFGAFGAKKA
- a CDS encoding malic enzyme-like NAD(P)-binding protein, encoding MSDLKTAALEYHANPRPGKLSVELTKATATARDLSLAYSPGVAEPVREIARDPELAYKYTGKGNLVAVISDGTAILGLGNLGPLASKPVMEGKGVLFKRFAGIDVFDIEVDSESPQAFIDTVKRISITFGGINLEDIKAPECFEIEKALIEQCDIPVFHDDQHGTAIVTAAGMINALEIAGKTLADAKIVCLGAGAAAISCMKLLVSMGAKLENIFMVDSKGVVQSERTDLNQYKAMFAHATDKRSLADALDGADVFVGLSGPNLLSAEGLKSMAANPIVFACSNPDPEISPELAHATRSDVIMATGRSDYPNQVNNVLGFPFIFRGALDVRAKRINEEMKVAAANALRELAKLPVPQEVCDAYGGIKLEFGREYIIPKPMDKRLITLISDAVAKAAIETGVATLPYPKHYPLKSVDDVFNG
- a CDS encoding penicillin-binding protein 1A — translated: MRLLKFFGYSIVAIVCGLLLVLSGAYLYLSPGLPSVEALRSIQLQIPLRVYSSDEKLIAEFGEMRRTPIRFADIPPNFINALLSAEDDNFANHYGVDPSSLVRAATQLVKSGHIQSGGSTITMQVAKNFFLTSERSFSRKATEILLALQIERQLTKDEILELYVNKIYLGNRAYGIEAASQVYYGKSIRDASLAQMAMIAGLPKAPSRFNPLANPARSKERRDWILGRMYKLGKIDQAAYESAVAEPLNASYHVPTPEVNAPYIAEMARAEMVGRYGSEAYTEGYRVTTTVPSDLQEIANNSVHSGLITYDQRHGYRGPESRLPGKTMSAWTTELGKQRPISGLEPAIVTQVKKDGVQVLTRSGEGHVSWDSMKWARPFLNTNSMGPMPKQPSDVAQVGDLIRVQRQKDDSLKFSQVPLAQGALVSLDPQNGAIRALVGGFAFEQSNYNRATQAKRQPGSSFKPFVYSAALDNGYTAASLVNDAPIVFVDEYLDKVWRPKNDTNTFLGPIRIREALYKSRNLVSIRLLQAMGVGKTIDYMTRFGFNKSDLPPNLSLALGTATLTPMEIATGWSTFANGGYKIAPYLIDKVESRNGETLFTANPPRVPGDVVNGIAAPDGIAAPANGGITINPAPGTTPAANAAAPAEPQAPAVAERVVDGRTTYILNSILEDVIKKGTGRRALALGRADIAGKTGTTNDSKDAWFSGYNGDYVTTVWTGYDQPESLGRREFGGTVALPIWMSYMGAALKDKPLHTQAEPEGILSLRIDPVSGRAASPSTPNAYFELFKSEDTPPSVNELGNGVAPGSPLPADEAAPIDLF
- the pilM gene encoding type IV pilus biogenesis protein PilM, with translation MGKGFFRRKNDTVLGVDINDTGVKLVELGRSAGRYTVERYATQALPAHAVVDGTLLDLESTGQALLQALSRLRTSARQAAIAVAGPSVITRVIEMQAGLGDEEMAWMIQMEADQYIPYPLDDVAIDFQVRGPSPQDSARVEVVFAACLKAQVESRQAVLALAGLVASAVDVEGFALERACSQDFASFTPGHRVDGAQWAVDAQGMGIACGLALRSFAQ
- a CDS encoding PilN domain-containing protein codes for the protein MTRINLLPWRQAQAERRRKYFLMFLLAFGCVALAAVWLADQVIDRAIDRQVTRNSHVGNGIAVQDSRIKTFDDIQEQSQQLAERMKVVQDLHDARSDSTKMFDQLARAVPEGVHLHEVVAKGNTISVSGSAQSSQDIAQLMRRLEATQGTHATQLQHVRADAEQGGNEFQLMVRQGESTEAQP